From a region of the Anaeromusa acidaminophila DSM 3853 genome:
- a CDS encoding fumarylacetoacetate hydrolase family protein: protein MKLVSFYQNGQPTLGIQQENGIIPVATAAAAASLAAPRTMEEVIAGGQEALAQLQALLATKPEALSLDAITYAPCIASPEKILCVGLNYAAHSAECKADLPTVPVIFSKFNNTLAAHQESIPIPPCTSKVDYEAELVVIIGKTANNVSKEKALDYVFGYTAGNDLSARDLQMRTPQWLLGKTCDHFAPTGPCVVTAASLNPAKLEISSRVNGEIRQHSNTSDMIFDCATVISYLSQHLTLQPGDLIFTGTPSGVILGYPEEKQVWLKAGDEVVIEIEGIGRLVNKLTD, encoded by the coding sequence ATGAAACTTGTTAGCTTCTATCAAAACGGCCAACCCACGCTAGGCATCCAACAGGAAAACGGCATCATCCCTGTAGCCACAGCCGCTGCGGCTGCTTCTCTGGCTGCGCCGCGGACTATGGAGGAAGTCATCGCCGGAGGCCAAGAGGCTCTTGCTCAATTGCAAGCACTTTTGGCAACCAAACCGGAAGCTCTTTCTCTTGATGCCATTACGTATGCACCCTGCATCGCATCGCCGGAAAAAATCCTCTGCGTCGGTCTCAACTACGCCGCACACAGCGCCGAATGCAAAGCCGATTTGCCAACTGTGCCGGTGATCTTCAGCAAATTCAACAATACCTTGGCGGCGCACCAAGAAAGCATTCCTATACCGCCCTGCACCTCTAAAGTGGACTATGAAGCAGAACTAGTCGTCATTATTGGCAAAACCGCCAATAATGTCAGCAAAGAAAAAGCTCTTGATTATGTCTTCGGCTACACCGCCGGCAACGACCTTTCCGCCCGGGATCTGCAAATGCGCACCCCTCAGTGGCTGTTGGGAAAAACCTGTGATCACTTCGCACCTACTGGCCCCTGCGTGGTTACAGCCGCTTCGCTTAACCCCGCGAAGCTCGAAATTTCCAGCCGCGTTAACGGCGAAATCCGCCAGCATTCCAACACCAGCGACATGATTTTCGACTGCGCCACCGTCATCAGCTACCTCTCGCAGCATCTGACGCTACAACCCGGCGACCTCATCTTTACCGGCACGCCCAGCGGCGTCATCTTAGGATACCCGGAAGAAAAGCAAGTCTGGCTGAAAGCTGGCGATGAAGTCGTCATCGAAATCGAAGGCATCGGACGACTGGTAAATAAATTAACCGACTAA
- a CDS encoding helix-turn-helix domain-containing protein, whose translation MTPNQIRAAMLLKNVRPADIARRLNVTRGAVSNVISGLIVSQRIREAVAEAIGKEVDAIWPLSAA comes from the coding sequence ATGACACCCAATCAGATCCGGGCAGCAATGCTACTGAAAAACGTTAGACCTGCAGATATTGCCCGGCGGCTCAACGTTACGCGCGGCGCGGTTTCCAACGTTATCAGCGGGTTGATAGTCAGCCAACGTATCCGCGAGGCGGTCGCCGAGGCCATTGGGAAAGAAGTTGACGCCATTTGGCCCCTGTCGGCAGCGTGA
- a CDS encoding DNA-binding domain-containing protein encodes MYNEALTVKEVAKLLGVLERRIRRRVERGEYPNATREKSNKGGSELIKIPLSDLPDDAQTSYLRQKGLIQNQIPDDGGEFAKAPETKRNVALERLGILQAWDKYLWDNRERAEKTKLSEEFAAATSLPNGKRVSMKTLYRWQKDYRENGLCGLLPDWGRRDDRHSIDDAAYEYFCALYLTEKKRSVRYCYDLLKSKALEMGWLIPGSVKTLQRIANEIPEAVRVAACDGKKAAYDNCLPYTERDIESVKGNQVWVGDHFIGDFFIAGPKKKKDGGTIWTRPWFTMWMDFRSRKMVGWHIDFTPSTGTIIAAFANAALNPNIGLPQEILTDNGRDYCSKEFAGRGHRKIADEQEERRVKPLIEHLGVGAHFAIPENARAKPIEREFRTFAEHFCKEFASYCGSRPEARPEDLESTLKGLPTYNLTMDDLKRLFSDWVQYVKNKQVSEGKGRKGECPDETFARTRLPLRLAPMEAMRLLFQRHTQAVKVNRCMVKFRGQNYFHADLALHKDKHVYIRYREEDLSVVSVYSLKDEWLLDAQITSALPAFGATPEQFAVEGAKKKAAREKIYKHPSMQAAKKTKVDSLETELARRKRLASPETPADNVVIPVAVGQNILDSARQQSGRKSRRKIDIMSVLSKN; translated from the coding sequence ATGTACAATGAGGCATTAACGGTCAAAGAAGTTGCTAAGTTGCTTGGGGTTTTAGAAAGAAGGATTCGGCGCCGAGTCGAACGAGGTGAATACCCGAACGCTACCCGCGAGAAATCCAATAAAGGCGGCAGTGAACTTATCAAAATTCCGCTTTCAGACCTGCCCGATGATGCGCAAACGTCCTATTTAAGGCAAAAAGGGCTTATTCAAAACCAAATTCCAGACGATGGCGGCGAATTCGCCAAGGCCCCGGAGACAAAACGCAATGTGGCCCTGGAACGCCTTGGCATTCTGCAAGCATGGGACAAGTACCTTTGGGACAATCGGGAGCGGGCGGAAAAGACGAAGCTGAGCGAAGAATTTGCAGCGGCAACCAGCCTGCCGAACGGCAAGCGCGTATCCATGAAAACCCTGTACCGCTGGCAAAAGGACTACCGCGAAAACGGACTTTGTGGCTTATTGCCTGACTGGGGGCGGCGCGATGATCGGCACTCCATAGATGATGCAGCCTATGAATATTTTTGTGCGCTGTATCTTACGGAGAAAAAGAGATCCGTCCGGTATTGCTACGACCTGTTAAAGAGCAAGGCGCTTGAAATGGGCTGGTTAATTCCCGGCTCGGTAAAAACGCTGCAGCGAATTGCCAATGAAATTCCCGAAGCGGTGCGAGTTGCCGCTTGCGACGGTAAAAAAGCGGCTTACGACAACTGCCTGCCGTACACCGAGCGGGACATAGAAAGCGTTAAAGGCAATCAAGTGTGGGTCGGCGACCATTTTATCGGAGACTTTTTCATCGCCGGACCTAAAAAGAAAAAAGACGGCGGCACAATCTGGACGCGCCCCTGGTTTACCATGTGGATGGACTTTCGCAGCCGGAAGATGGTTGGCTGGCATATTGACTTCACCCCGTCCACCGGAACAATCATTGCGGCGTTTGCCAATGCCGCTCTAAATCCCAATATTGGGCTGCCGCAAGAAATACTTACCGACAACGGCCGCGACTATTGTTCCAAAGAATTTGCTGGCCGAGGCCACAGAAAAATTGCGGACGAACAAGAAGAACGCCGGGTCAAACCACTAATTGAACACCTGGGCGTTGGTGCACATTTTGCCATTCCAGAAAACGCAAGAGCCAAGCCGATTGAAAGAGAGTTTAGAACTTTTGCCGAGCATTTTTGTAAAGAGTTCGCCTCCTATTGCGGCTCCCGCCCGGAGGCGCGGCCGGAAGACTTGGAAAGCACTCTTAAAGGATTGCCGACATATAACCTCACCATGGACGACTTAAAGCGGCTTTTTTCGGACTGGGTGCAGTATGTGAAAAACAAACAAGTATCCGAAGGCAAAGGACGCAAAGGAGAATGCCCCGATGAGACATTCGCCAGGACGCGGCTGCCGCTTCGGCTGGCTCCGATGGAAGCCATGCGGCTTCTCTTCCAGCGCCATACCCAGGCGGTCAAGGTCAATCGGTGCATGGTCAAATTCCGTGGTCAAAACTATTTTCATGCCGACTTGGCGCTGCATAAGGACAAACACGTATATATCCGATACCGCGAGGAAGATTTAAGCGTCGTCAGCGTCTATAGCTTAAAAGATGAATGGCTGCTCGACGCGCAGATCACCAGCGCCCTGCCGGCTTTCGGAGCAACGCCGGAGCAGTTTGCAGTCGAGGGGGCCAAAAAGAAAGCGGCACGAGAAAAAATCTACAAGCACCCGAGCATGCAAGCCGCCAAGAAAACAAAGGTAGACAGCCTAGAGACGGAACTTGCCCGCCGCAAGCGTCTGGCATCGCCGGAAACGCCAGCCGACAATGTGGTCATTCCGGTAGCTGTCGGACAGAACATCCTCGATTCCGCACGCCAGCAAAGCGGTCGGAAATCACGGCGTAAAATCGACATTATGAGCGTATTGAGCAAAAATTAA
- a CDS encoding helix-turn-helix domain-containing protein — MSIINIDNDADQEKKDIVNRLKEIRSKAGLSQAKFGNAIGVSAGNVGMWESGSSLPGAIALKNIALKFECSIDWLLTGKEIKKLEVIEDPELERMIILLRKMMQSDQETRIWAKKQFEYCFKPFIEEEEERLKKQEDSDKLHVDVS, encoded by the coding sequence TTGAGTATAATAAACATAGATAATGATGCTGATCAAGAAAAAAAAGATATTGTTAATCGACTAAAGGAAATACGTTCAAAGGCAGGCCTCTCCCAAGCTAAATTTGGCAATGCCATAGGTGTTTCTGCTGGTAATGTTGGCATGTGGGAGTCTGGCTCATCGCTACCCGGCGCAATCGCCTTGAAAAATATAGCTCTAAAATTTGAGTGTTCTATAGACTGGTTGTTGACGGGAAAGGAAATAAAAAAACTCGAAGTCATCGAAGACCCCGAGTTGGAACGTATGATTATTTTATTACGCAAGATGATGCAAAGTGACCAAGAAACAAGGATTTGGGCCAAAAAGCAGTTCGAATACTGCTTTAAGCCTTTTATAGAAGAAGAGGAAGAGAGATTAAAAAAACAAGAAGATTCCGACAAATTGCATGTTGACGTTAGTTAA
- a CDS encoding Mor transcription activator family protein, giving the protein MIDEEVKNRLRENVGLEDLRELSPALMQAVDIIGLERFVDLCYVIGGLSIYVPKFESIVAAARDRLILKEFSGYNYSELAMKYSISEVWVRQIVAKAKFEENSISLFGESDTKVS; this is encoded by the coding sequence TTGATTGACGAAGAAGTAAAAAACAGACTGCGCGAAAACGTCGGCCTTGAAGACTTGCGCGAGCTGTCGCCGGCGCTCATGCAGGCGGTTGATATTATCGGTCTTGAGCGATTCGTCGACTTATGCTACGTCATTGGCGGCCTAAGTATTTATGTACCGAAGTTTGAAAGCATTGTAGCGGCCGCGCGTGACAGGCTCATCTTGAAGGAGTTTAGCGGATACAATTACAGCGAACTGGCCATGAAATACAGCATCTCGGAAGTATGGGTCAGGCAGATTGTGGCCAAGGCGAAATTCGAGGAAAACTCCATTTCCCTGTTCGGAGAATCCGATACTAAAGTTTCCTAG
- a CDS encoding host-nuclease inhibitor Gam family protein — protein MTRKRFTEPTLKSWEEVDLHMKEIGELELDLLNIEGTMNQKISDAKLEAEIEAKPLKDRKELLAREIKDFVENRRCEIIGKTKKMNFGQLGFRQSTKVVIPKDQAKVQAIIAVLKAKDMLDCVSIKEDVNKDALRAYPDEVIAAVGARKKVEDVFWLEPDYEKLK, from the coding sequence ATGACTAGAAAACGATTCACAGAACCAACATTGAAATCCTGGGAGGAAGTAGACCTCCACATGAAGGAAATCGGCGAACTAGAGCTTGATTTACTAAACATCGAAGGAACCATGAACCAGAAGATTTCAGACGCCAAACTGGAAGCTGAAATAGAAGCCAAACCACTCAAAGACCGCAAAGAGCTTTTGGCCCGCGAAATAAAGGACTTTGTAGAAAACCGCCGCTGTGAAATTATCGGCAAGACCAAAAAAATGAACTTCGGTCAGCTCGGATTCCGCCAAAGCACAAAAGTGGTTATCCCTAAAGACCAAGCGAAGGTACAGGCCATTATCGCCGTCCTTAAAGCCAAGGATATGCTGGATTGTGTCAGCATCAAAGAAGATGTAAACAAAGATGCGCTGCGTGCCTACCCCGATGAAGTAATTGCCGCTGTGGGAGCCAGGAAAAAAGTTGAGGACGTATTCTGGCTGGAGCCGGATTACGAAAAGCTCAAATGA
- a CDS encoding regulatory protein GemA, translating to MRTVNKRDFGLTNKQLALVHLAKKELGLTEDDYRSVLQLYGGVDSAKHLRLDGFERVMEQFERLGFKSTAGKGFKQPCHAKSRDADGKPYPAQLHMIRHHFEQVGFTETERQQGFCRRIIKKPWPQTRAEANKIFEALKAMLARGYKPQ from the coding sequence ATGCGGACAGTAAATAAACGGGATTTCGGACTGACGAACAAGCAGCTTGCTCTTGTACATCTTGCCAAAAAGGAACTTGGATTAACAGAAGACGATTATCGCAGTGTGCTGCAGCTCTACGGCGGAGTTGATTCTGCCAAGCACCTGCGCCTGGATGGCTTTGAACGGGTGATGGAACAATTTGAACGCCTGGGGTTTAAAAGTACGGCGGGTAAAGGCTTCAAACAGCCGTGCCACGCGAAGAGCCGCGATGCGGACGGGAAACCTTACCCGGCCCAGCTTCATATGATCCGGCATCATTTTGAACAGGTTGGTTTCACAGAAACGGAGCGGCAGCAAGGATTTTGCCGCAGAATTATTAAAAAACCGTGGCCGCAAACAAGGGCGGAAGCGAACAAAATCTTTGAAGCGCTCAAAGCTATGCTTGCCAGGGGATACAAACCACAGTAA
- a CDS encoding MATE family efflux transporter, protein MNHTEALGKEPIGPLLWRCSLPAIIGMLVNALYNIVDSIFVGQGVGELALAAVTIAFPLMTILMGLGMFVGLGAASIASLRLGAGDKQGAECILGNALTLLCLIMLPTTGLALLFLEELLQWLGASPEVLPYAMDFTRIILCGSIFMHISFGLNGLIRAQGDAKTALYTMLIAALLNTALNPLFIFVFQWGIAGSAWATVLSQFVATVWVLMYFLYGRSTLRLRLACLPLQKKLVLDISRIGMAPFLMQLGSSLVIVIFNFTLLSYGGNLAIAAFGIVNRVLMLLLMPVLGISQGVQPIVGYNYGAQNYSRVLQAIKLAAGSATLLCIAGLVIVLTGHEALVRLFNDNPELIRIGSEGLCIFLAMLPVIGFQIIGANYFQAIGKAGYSIVFNLLRQFILLIPLVYLLPQWLGLNGIWTAGPVADLGSACLTGFFLLRELRRLKNAGNEVTGN, encoded by the coding sequence ATGAATCATACGGAAGCCTTGGGCAAAGAGCCCATCGGCCCCTTGCTCTGGCGCTGCTCGCTGCCGGCTATTATCGGCATGCTGGTAAACGCCCTCTATAATATTGTTGACAGCATTTTTGTCGGCCAAGGCGTTGGCGAATTGGCTCTGGCCGCCGTTACTATCGCCTTTCCACTCATGACCATCCTCATGGGACTGGGCATGTTTGTCGGCTTAGGCGCCGCTTCCATCGCTTCGCTGCGCTTAGGCGCCGGTGACAAGCAAGGCGCAGAGTGCATCCTTGGCAATGCTTTGACGCTGCTCTGTCTAATTATGCTGCCCACCACCGGCTTGGCGCTGCTCTTTTTAGAAGAGCTGCTGCAATGGCTCGGCGCCAGTCCTGAAGTTCTGCCCTACGCCATGGATTTTACCCGTATCATTTTATGCGGCAGCATTTTTATGCACATCAGCTTCGGCCTTAACGGCCTGATCCGCGCCCAAGGAGATGCCAAAACAGCGCTCTATACCATGCTCATCGCCGCCTTGCTTAATACGGCGCTCAATCCTTTATTTATTTTTGTTTTCCAATGGGGAATCGCCGGCTCCGCCTGGGCTACGGTTCTTTCCCAGTTTGTCGCTACAGTCTGGGTATTAATGTATTTTCTCTATGGACGCAGCACGCTGCGTTTGCGCCTCGCCTGTCTGCCGCTGCAAAAAAAGCTAGTTCTCGACATTTCCCGCATCGGCATGGCTCCGTTTTTAATGCAGCTTGGCAGCAGCTTAGTCATTGTCATCTTTAACTTTACCTTGCTATCTTATGGCGGCAACTTGGCTATTGCCGCTTTTGGCATCGTGAACCGCGTATTGATGCTGCTGTTAATGCCAGTACTCGGCATCAGTCAAGGCGTCCAGCCCATTGTGGGCTATAATTACGGCGCCCAAAATTATAGCCGCGTTCTCCAAGCCATCAAGTTGGCCGCCGGCAGCGCCACATTGCTTTGTATCGCAGGCCTAGTCATAGTCCTCACTGGTCACGAAGCGCTTGTCCGCTTATTCAACGATAACCCCGAACTCATCCGTATCGGCTCGGAAGGACTCTGCATTTTCCTGGCCATGCTGCCTGTCATCGGCTTTCAAATTATCGGCGCCAACTATTTTCAGGCAATAGGCAAAGCAGGCTATTCTATTGTTTTCAATCTGCTGCGCCAATTCATCCTGCTCATTCCGCTGGTCTATCTGTTGCCGCAGTGGCTGGGCCTCAACGGCATCTGGACAGCCGGTCCTGTAGCCGACCTTGGCTCCGCCTGCCTAACGGGCTTCTTCCTGCTAAGGGAACTTCGGCGCTTGAAAAACGCGGGGAATGAAGTTACGGGAAATTGA
- a CDS encoding IS3 family transposase: WISRMKNAGLQRSMSKKGCSPDNSACEGLFGRLKNEMFYNRNWSGVSIHQFIEILNNYLIWYNETRIKTSLGNRSPLEYRRSLGLVA, translated from the coding sequence TGGATTTCTAGAATGAAAAACGCGGGTCTTCAACGCTCCATGTCAAAGAAGGGGTGCTCTCCAGACAACTCTGCTTGTGAAGGTCTGTTTGGACGTTTGAAAAATGAAATGTTCTATAATCGTAACTGGTCCGGTGTAAGCATTCATCAGTTTATCGAAATCCTTAACAACTACTTAATCTGGTACAATGAAACAAGGATTAAAACGTCACTGGGAAATAGAAGTCCATTGGAGTACCGACGAAGTCTTGGATTGGTTGCTTAG
- a CDS encoding purple acid phosphatase family protein, giving the protein MKKMYLCCLGSVLWLLGWSCVAAAAPVPEQIVLTWSEEPTTTQTISWKMETGTGLVQYGEAAARPAATGTFRAIAAQAVVLPTNLGEVKQFSATLRQLRPGVRYAYRVGDGVNWSAWRTFRTAAYQPAKLKFLVFGDSQSLNYQVWGNTLQKAFQANPDASFMVNMGDLVDVGEDYGQWKSWLNAGQGVVDTIPVVPVVGNHETYTPNRTFSMPQLFASQLPVPHNGPAELRGQVYSLEYGDVHLAVLDSQIGEERAFVPYSLFLQQEWLKKDLAHSRKPWNLVLTHRPLYGNRKAKDSEVLRNAFVPILQEAKVDIVLTAHEHVYARSVPLDGKGNEFPGTIHVATGRSGTKTYPDPARQVWNESFYNPVDEPNYLTVEVGRNVLLVKAFKVSGALLDMWSLHKLRPAAGSYSVF; this is encoded by the coding sequence ATGAAAAAAATGTATCTATGCTGTCTCGGAAGCGTCCTTTGGTTACTTGGCTGGAGTTGTGTAGCTGCAGCGGCGCCAGTCCCGGAGCAAATTGTCTTGACCTGGAGCGAAGAGCCGACTACGACGCAAACGATTTCCTGGAAGATGGAAACGGGAACTGGCTTGGTTCAGTACGGTGAAGCTGCAGCAAGACCAGCAGCAACTGGAACGTTTCGTGCGATAGCGGCGCAAGCAGTCGTGTTGCCAACGAATTTAGGGGAAGTGAAACAGTTTTCCGCTACCTTGCGGCAGCTTCGCCCAGGCGTTCGCTATGCATACCGCGTAGGTGACGGCGTTAATTGGAGTGCTTGGCGTACGTTTAGGACGGCTGCGTATCAGCCTGCAAAGCTGAAGTTTTTGGTGTTTGGAGACTCTCAGAGCTTAAATTATCAAGTTTGGGGAAATACGCTGCAAAAAGCCTTTCAGGCCAATCCGGATGCGTCCTTTATGGTGAACATGGGGGACTTGGTGGATGTAGGGGAGGATTATGGACAGTGGAAAAGCTGGCTAAATGCCGGGCAGGGAGTGGTTGATACTATTCCGGTAGTGCCGGTGGTAGGCAATCATGAAACCTACACGCCCAATCGTACCTTCTCTATGCCTCAATTATTTGCGTCGCAGCTGCCTGTGCCGCACAACGGACCAGCAGAATTGCGCGGTCAGGTATACTCTTTGGAATATGGGGATGTTCATTTGGCGGTGCTGGACAGCCAAATAGGGGAAGAACGGGCTTTTGTGCCGTATAGTCTTTTTTTGCAGCAGGAGTGGTTGAAAAAAGATTTGGCACATAGCCGCAAGCCTTGGAACCTCGTGTTGACGCATCGGCCACTTTACGGCAATCGCAAGGCGAAAGATTCGGAAGTTCTTCGCAACGCCTTTGTGCCGATATTGCAGGAAGCCAAAGTCGATATCGTCCTTACGGCGCATGAGCATGTCTATGCGCGATCCGTTCCTTTGGACGGTAAAGGGAATGAGTTTCCTGGTACAATCCATGTAGCTACCGGACGCAGCGGCACCAAAACCTATCCGGATCCGGCGCGGCAGGTTTGGAATGAAAGCTTTTATAATCCTGTGGACGAGCCGAATTATCTCACCGTAGAGGTCGGGCGTAATGTGTTGCTGGTGAAAGCCTTTAAAGTCAGCGGCGCACTGCTGGACATGTGGAGTCTTCATAAGCTGCGCCCTGCAGCGGGTTCCTATAGTGTTTTTTAG
- a CDS encoding AAA family ATPase, with protein sequence MLANAMVQQEATIDIQAVRESLKTYIETTGKTQSEIARSVGVSGSRISQFLKGTYPGDNEQLAYSLQQMMSVDTRRQQTVKKPGFVVTTTAKEVATVARYTHEHTDIGVVYGPAGIGKTMALQQYAQEYPSVVFITVDVTTSRAKALLEEIADKIGTKSSGTQAAIKRGIVSELRGSGRMVILDEAQHLTYEALEALRTILYDACGVGILLCGNETIYSNMVGKRNAPFAQIFSRVGINRGIGKKVSLEDIRKIVCQDLPVSEECVQYFHSVANSNGGIRLAVKLFVLAWETANRIGEPINLDILASASEFLMQHNA encoded by the coding sequence ATGTTAGCAAATGCAATGGTTCAACAGGAGGCCACTATCGACATCCAGGCGGTACGCGAAAGCCTGAAAACATATATTGAAACAACCGGAAAAACCCAGTCTGAAATAGCCAGAAGCGTAGGCGTTTCCGGCTCTCGAATCAGTCAATTCTTAAAAGGAACTTACCCTGGAGATAACGAGCAGCTAGCCTATTCCCTGCAACAAATGATGAGTGTGGACACGCGCCGCCAGCAGACGGTAAAAAAGCCGGGTTTCGTTGTCACCACTACTGCCAAGGAAGTGGCCACAGTGGCACGCTACACCCATGAACATACAGATATCGGCGTAGTTTACGGGCCGGCCGGCATCGGCAAAACCATGGCGCTGCAGCAATACGCACAAGAATATCCATCCGTTGTTTTTATCACGGTGGACGTAACAACATCTAGAGCCAAGGCGCTGCTGGAGGAAATTGCAGATAAAATCGGCACAAAATCGTCGGGCACGCAGGCCGCCATTAAACGCGGCATTGTATCCGAGCTGCGCGGATCGGGGCGCATGGTCATTCTTGATGAAGCGCAGCACCTGACCTATGAAGCGCTGGAAGCCTTACGCACCATCTTGTACGACGCCTGCGGAGTTGGCATTCTGCTTTGCGGTAATGAAACCATCTATTCCAACATGGTCGGAAAGCGAAACGCCCCGTTCGCGCAGATTTTCTCCCGCGTTGGCATCAACCGGGGCATAGGGAAAAAGGTTAGCCTGGAGGATATCCGAAAGATTGTATGTCAGGATCTACCTGTATCGGAAGAATGCGTGCAATACTTCCATTCGGTAGCCAACAGCAACGGCGGAATCCGCCTGGCGGTGAAACTGTTCGTGCTGGCCTGGGAAACCGCCAATCGGATTGGCGAGCCTATCAATTTGGACATTCTCGCGTCGGCATCGGAATTTTTGATGCAGCATAATGCGTAA
- a CDS encoding helix-turn-helix domain-containing protein, which translates to MHNLTQTISKNLAKLRLQKRLSLDKLSELSGVSKAMLSQIERGESNPTVNTLWKIATGLRVSFNDLLWEDKQQVEIVRQASCPLVKDANDGLSLFSLFPFESGKPGGADDILDTLSNQSKTSSVLQWTSISQ; encoded by the coding sequence TTGCATAATCTAACACAAACCATCAGTAAAAACTTAGCCAAATTGCGTCTTCAAAAACGCCTCAGCCTTGATAAACTCTCTGAGCTTTCCGGCGTGAGCAAAGCTATGCTCAGCCAAATCGAGCGGGGCGAATCCAATCCCACCGTCAATACGCTTTGGAAAATTGCCACAGGCCTGCGTGTTTCTTTTAACGATTTACTGTGGGAAGATAAGCAGCAAGTTGAAATCGTGCGCCAAGCCTCTTGCCCCCTTGTAAAGGATGCTAATGACGGCCTGTCTCTATTCTCTCTTTTTCCTTTTGAATCGGGCAAGCCTGGGGGTGCGGACGATATCTTGGACACCCTAAGCAACCAATCCAAGACTTCGTCGGTACTCCAATGGACTTCTATTTCCCAGTGA
- a CDS encoding TrmB family transcriptional regulator sugar-binding domain-containing protein, with protein sequence MLEADSDGTKAYAPLPATVFLEQLRSQWTHSYGQLADKLCRLEEQPQEERYVSTVRGREPILAFCRQLLQEAADKIIVSLWDDLYQELLPELQACVARGCTLGGITFQVEQPLPPLASHRALKFHKQETPAEWFILSVDSRDLLYGHTTTNEGSAFFTNDATHIFLMEDYVFHDVLFSRLREKTDASFPLSRFVRDVASEMKFSSAHMPENR encoded by the coding sequence ATGCTGGAAGCCGACAGCGATGGCACCAAAGCCTATGCACCGTTACCAGCTACCGTATTTTTAGAGCAGCTCCGCAGCCAATGGACTCATTCTTACGGACAGTTGGCAGATAAACTATGTCGTCTGGAAGAACAGCCTCAGGAAGAACGTTATGTTTCCACGGTGCGTGGGCGCGAGCCTATTCTTGCTTTTTGCCGACAACTGCTACAAGAAGCTGCCGATAAAATTATCGTCTCTCTTTGGGACGACTTATACCAAGAGCTGCTGCCGGAACTGCAAGCCTGCGTCGCACGAGGCTGCACACTCGGCGGCATCACCTTTCAGGTAGAACAGCCGCTCCCGCCTCTCGCCTCACACCGCGCTTTGAAATTCCACAAGCAGGAAACGCCTGCAGAATGGTTTATTCTTTCCGTCGACAGCCGCGATCTGCTTTACGGTCATACTACTACTAACGAAGGCAGCGCGTTTTTCACGAATGACGCCACTCATATTTTTTTAATGGAAGACTATGTGTTTCACGACGTCTTATTCTCTCGACTGAGAGAAAAAACGGACGCTTCATTTCCTCTCAGCCGCTTTGTCCGTGACGTTGCCTCGGAAATGAAGTTTTCTTCGGCGCACATGCCCGAAAATCGCTAA